In one Rutidosis leptorrhynchoides isolate AG116_Rl617_1_P2 chromosome 8, CSIRO_AGI_Rlap_v1, whole genome shotgun sequence genomic region, the following are encoded:
- the LOC139863514 gene encoding serine carboxypeptidase-like, with the protein MNPVFIYLFLSVLIDPSSSSLYTRTGYKQFIKDLNLHPTLDANIFKQNTSDYRIVEKPLRLPVLGQSGASTPNIVHATGYVRIKHTIGGRMFYYFFQSRHREDDPVVIWLTGGPGCSSAIALFEENGPFLLNKNLSLVWNKYGWDKVANMIYIDQPIGTGFSYTSSEKDIRHHEKGVSNDLYDFLQGFFTKHPDYVKNELYITGESYGGHYVPALASRINHRNKNKQGIHLNLKGLAIGNGMTVSGIQFGQADTDFALMNNLINETDYKRLNQIVQKCEKAAKKCGTDGEESCLKAVEICQQIYQDIISISHICEYDIRRRNCYNITENVDKYLNKPSVKKALGVPQDIMFASCSDVVKHALLADIMRHLEGGLPELLEEGIKMLIFAGDCDFACNWIGNYRWVRDMKWSGQSNFKASNFIPFQVDGKEAGELKNYDNLSFLKVHEAGHMVPMDQPKASLKMLKRWMDGKLSVPEAEDSRSLTD; encoded by the exons ATGAATCcagttttcatttacctttttctcTCTGTCCTTATTGATCCTTCATCATCTTCACTTTATACAAGAACAGGATACAAACAATTCATCAAGGATCTAAATCTGCACCCAACACTTGATGCTAACATCTTTAAGCAAAACACATCAGATTATAGGATTGTTGAGAAGCCATTAAGGCTCCCAGTTCTTGGCCAATCAGGTGCATCGACTCCTAACATTGTTCATGCTACTGGATATGTTCGAATTAAACACACTATTGGTGGAAG GATGTTCTATTACTTCTTTCAATCGAGACACAGAGAGGATGATCCTGTGGTTATATGGTTAACTGGAGGACCAGGTTGTAGTAGTGCAATAGCTCTTTTCGAAGAAAATGGCCCGTTCCTTTTGAACAAAAACTTATCTCTAGTCTGGAACAAATACGGTTGGGATAAG GTAGCCAACATGATATACATTGACCAACCTATTGGAACTGGTTTTAGTTACACTTCAAGTGAAAAAGACATTCGACATCACGAAAAAGGCGTGAGTAATGATCTTTATGATTTCTTGCAG GGGTTCTTTACAAAGCACCCTGATTATGTGAAAAACGAACTCTACATAACTGGAGAATCATACGGAGGGCACTACGTTCCAGCTTTGGCTTCTCGTATAAACCACAGGAACAAAAACAAACAAGGCATTCATTTAAACCTAAAG GGACTTGCAATTGGAAATGGTATGACTGTATCTGGAATTCAGTTCGGGCAGGCAGACACTGATTTTGCTCTTATGAACAACTTGATTAACGAGACCGATTATAAAAGACTTAATCAGATAGTGCAAAAATGTGAAAAGGCAGCCAAGAAATGCG GGACTGATGGTGAAGAGAGCTGCCTTAAAGCCGTGGAAATATGTCAACAAATTTATCAGGATATTATTTCCATTAGCCATATATGT GAATATGATATCAGGAGGCGAAATTGCTATAATATTACGGAAAACGTTGACAAATATTTGAACAAGCCATCAGTAAAAAAGGCATTAGGGGTACCACAAGATATAATGTTTGCGTCGTGTAGTGATGTAGTGAAACACGCATTGCTGGCAGACATCATGAGACACCTCGAAGGAGGCCTTCCGGAACTTTTGGAAGAAGGTATCAAAATGCTTATATTTGCTGGAGATTGTGATTTTGCCTGCAACTGGATTG GGAACTATAGATGGGTTAGAGACATGAAATGGTCGGGTCAATCGAATTTCAAAGCATCGAACTTTATCCCGTTTCAAGTAGACGGTAAAGAAGCTGGAGAACTAAAGAACTATGACAATCTCAGTTTCCTTAAG GTGCATGAGGCTGGACATATGGTACCGATGGATCAACCAAAGGCttctttgaagatgttaaaaagGTGGATGGATGGCAAACTTAGTGTGCCTGAAGCAGAAGATTCCAGATCTCTAACTGATTAA